One genomic segment of Penaeus monodon isolate SGIC_2016 chromosome 31, NSTDA_Pmon_1, whole genome shotgun sequence includes these proteins:
- the LOC119593174 gene encoding arylsulfatase B-like (The sequence of the model RefSeq protein was modified relative to this genomic sequence to represent the inferred CDS: added 108 bases not found in genome assembly) — MKLMATCSAVAPALLTLLWLSAAPASAAAASAPNIVFILADDLGWNDVSWHNDQVVSPNMQQLVDTGVQLEQSYVQPLCTPSRSAFLTGLYPYRLGRQGPPLADLTPTGLSLKHTLLPERLSRLGYATHMIGKWHLGFCNWAYTPTERGFDTQYGYLLGSEFHFNHSVGNGYDFRDQREPDFTANGTYGTHLFADRAVRIIEEHQGSDQPFFLYLALQNVHSPFEVPDEYLVHYPEVLDENRRLLLGMVTALDEAVGRVVQALKDTGLYDNSVIVFSSDNGGVGMNGESNRPLRGGKGSVWEGGTRAAGFVHSPLLQGTPRVHSGIMHITDWYNTFLALAGESVLPDNDGFNQWESLVDPSVASPRTTFIYNLDYEGEEGMFGAIRLREYKFVISKGRDLAPGKETFPWLFNLKEDPNETTNLVEVEPGLAMAMEILMLEELPNVVPKDHPDGDPAGDPSNWGGVWTPGWCDVP; from the exons TTCATTCTGGCAGATGATCTCG GTTGGAACGACGTGTCATGGCACAACGACCAGGTGGTTTCACCCAACATGCAGCAGCTGGTGGACACGGGCGTCCAGCTGGAGCAGAGTTACGTGCAGCCTCTGTGCACGCCGTCCCGCTCCGCCTTCCTGACGGGGCTCTACCCCTACCGCCTCGGCCGCCAG GGGCCACCACTGGCCGACCTGACACCCACTGGCCTCTCGCTCAAGCACACCCTCCTGCCGGAGCGCCTCTCGCGCCTCGGCTACGCCACGCACATGATCGGGAA GTGGCACCTCGGCTTCTGCAACTGGGCCTACACGCCGACTGAACGGGGCTTCGACACCCAGTACGGCTATCTGCTTGGCTCCGAATTCCACTTCAATCACTCTGTTGGCA ACGGCTATGACTTCCGCGACCAGAGGGAACCTGACTTCACGGCGAACGGGACATATGGCACG CACCTGTTCGCCGACCGCGCCGTCAGGATCATCGAGGAACACCAAGGCAGCGACCAGCCCTTCTTCCTCTACTTGGCTCTCCAGAACGTCCACTCCCCTTTTGAG GTTCCCGACGAGTACCTGGTGCACTACCCGGAGGTCCTCGACGAAAACCGGCGACTGCTGCTGGGGATGGTGACGGCGCTGGACGAGGCGGTGGGGCGGGTGGTGCAGGCTCTCAAGGACACGGGGCTCTACGACAACTCGGTCATCGTCTTCTCCTCGGATAACGGCGGCGTCGGCATGAATGGAG AAAGCAACCGGCCTCTACGAGGCGGCAAGGGCTCGGTGTGGGAGGGCGGCACTCGCGCCGCAGGATTCGTCCACAGTCCCCTCCTGCAAGGGACGCCGCGGGTGCACTCCGGGATCATGCACATTACCGACTGGTACAACACGTTCCTGGCCCTCGCAGGGGAGTCCGTCCTGCCTGACAACGACGGCTTCAACCAGTGGGAGTCCCTCGTGGATCCTTCAGTCGCGTCGCCCCGGACCACATTCATCTACAACCTCGATTATGAAGGTGAAGAAGGCATGTTCGGCGCCATTAG atTGAGAGAATATAAATTTGTGATAAGCAAAGGAAGAGATTTAGCTCCCGGCAAAGAAACCTTTCCCTGGCTGTTTAACCTGAAAG AGGATCCGAATGAAACCACAAACCTGGTCGAAGTCGAACCTGGGTTGGCAATGGCGATGGAGATACTGATGCTGGAGGAGCTTCCCAACGTGGTTCCCAAAGACCATCCGGACGGCGACCCGGCGGGCGACCCGTCCAACTGGGGCGGCGTCTGGACCCCAGGCTGGTGCGACGTCCCCTGA